Proteins encoded together in one Caldicellulosiruptor saccharolyticus DSM 8903 window:
- the tnpA gene encoding IS200/IS605 family transposase — MNTYKSTRHAKFLINYHFIWIPKYRKDFLKDPEVKKTVEDTIKELSKAYKFDILALEIMPDHIHLFISALPRYSPSQLINVIKGATGRKIGQKFPQYKQKGSVWTRAYFVATAGNVSSETIKKYIEAQWKKVEEDG; from the coding sequence ATGAATACCTACAAGTCAACACGACATGCTAAATTTTTAATCAACTACCACTTTATTTGGATACCAAAATATCGTAAGGACTTTTTAAAAGACCCTGAAGTAAAAAAGACAGTCGAAGACACAATAAAAGAACTGTCTAAAGCATATAAATTTGACATTTTAGCACTTGAGATAATGCCTGATCATATCCATTTGTTTATCTCAGCACTTCCAAGGTATTCACCAAGCCAACTTATCAATGTGATAAAAGGTGCTACTGGCAGAAAGATAGGGCAGAAGTTCCCTCAGTATAAGCAGAAAGGTTCAGTCTGGACAAGGGCATACTTCGTTGCAACAGCAGGCAATGTGTCTTCTGAAACGATAAAAAAGTATATAGAAGCACAATGGAAGAAGGTAGAAGAAGATGGATAA
- a CDS encoding S1 RNA-binding domain-containing protein → MKQTKKDEVRRLLQKSYNYKTILTGTVTGKKKVGDKTYGVVLYQGTRCLMPPEEVDLSTESINDPIGALLGATIEFVVTDIQKDNVFISRKIAKQLRRIEFENNVKEGQIINGRVIGVSPKNVYVDAFGYEFGLTAKDVDYKWIHDMRERFKVGDSVKAKVISKNPPQISIKEAAMTPWDKDPDRYKVGEQYVGKVVAVANLGIFIDLIEDGRQVLCPPMGLKTPVIGSTVVVLIKDIDKQQKKMWGDIVRVISEPRI, encoded by the coding sequence ATGAAGCAGACAAAAAAAGATGAAGTAAGACGTCTTCTTCAAAAGTCCTACAATTACAAAACTATCTTAACAGGAACTGTAACAGGTAAAAAGAAGGTGGGCGACAAAACATACGGAGTTGTACTGTATCAGGGCACAAGATGTCTTATGCCACCAGAAGAGGTTGACCTGTCAACAGAGTCAATCAATGACCCGATCGGAGCGCTGCTTGGTGCAACAATTGAGTTTGTTGTAACAGACATTCAAAAAGACAACGTGTTCATTTCCCGCAAAATTGCAAAACAGCTGAGAAGAATCGAATTTGAAAACAACGTAAAAGAAGGGCAGATTATAAACGGCAGAGTAATAGGCGTGTCGCCCAAAAATGTGTATGTGGATGCTTTCGGGTATGAATTTGGGCTTACTGCAAAGGATGTTGACTACAAATGGATACACGACATGAGAGAAAGATTCAAAGTTGGCGACAGCGTAAAAGCAAAGGTCATATCCAAAAACCCACCTCAGATAAGCATAAAAGAAGCAGCTATGACACCATGGGACAAAGACCCGGACAGATACAAAGTGGGAGAACAATACGTTGGTAAAGTTGTAGCAGTTGCAAACCTTGGAATATTTATCGACCTTATAGAGGACGGTCGGCAGGTTCTCTGTCCACCAATGGGTTTAAAAACACCTGTGATTGGCTCAACAGTGGTTGTGCTTATAAAAGACATCGACAAGCAGCAGAAAAAGATGTGGGGAGATATTGTGAGAGTGATAAGCGAGCCAAGGATATAA
- a CDS encoding VirD4-like conjugal transfer protein, CD1115 family, which translates to MKKKLPAFVAAVALFYLLTGYIIGMLTDFLKMNQESFFFSPEKAQQIKIQTDPIKALKNVFANPDIQKAWLGFTTFILIAGILMLLPYKERMKLLFGNQAAKDPRGTYGTSDWMTEKEARKVLGFNKPGLILGKISNELVTLPFSSRFNKHVMVLGATGAGKSRTFIIPNVIALAEAGHSMVITDPSGEILEHTYKYLLKKGYFVKALNLVDFTLSDPWNLLDSIENEEDAQVFADIVIKNTEAGRKSGDPFWDRAELNLLKALVLYVKDKDGYVPVEKQNMAKVYDLLASKDPAMIAKLFENLPDDKAAKMAYNLYSQVNEKVKSGVVMGLGTRLQLFQNKLVRRITSYSEIDLLAPKLQKTAYFCIIPDQHSAYNFMSSLFFSFLFIKLVKLHDTTDNKDIRNRHVYFLLDEFCNIGEIPDFTKKISTIRKRNLHCQIVIQSIPQLEDRYPGGQWKEIIGNCDTFLCLGVNDPDTAEYVSTLLGIKSIQTRSTSHPGDFNAIFETERITQSVGKRLLLNPDEVKKFDADKNIVLLRGKNPLITEKVFFDRMKQAKELEFISLANYKQKELSSSQTPEQSYYQQQKLQQEFSCEAQAKEQKEKEQAVAAQEAKALPEEAQEEDSELW; encoded by the coding sequence ATGAAAAAGAAGCTCCCTGCTTTTGTGGCAGCAGTAGCTTTGTTTTATCTTCTCACAGGCTACATCATAGGAATGCTAACAGACTTTTTAAAAATGAACCAGGAAAGCTTTTTCTTCTCACCGGAAAAAGCACAGCAAATCAAAATACAAACAGACCCTATAAAGGCTTTGAAAAATGTCTTTGCAAACCCTGACATCCAAAAAGCGTGGCTCGGGTTCACAACCTTTATTCTAATTGCAGGAATTCTTATGTTACTTCCATACAAAGAAAGAATGAAACTACTGTTCGGCAATCAGGCAGCAAAAGACCCAAGGGGAACATACGGAACATCTGACTGGATGACAGAAAAAGAGGCAAGAAAGGTTTTAGGCTTTAATAAGCCAGGGCTTATCCTTGGCAAAATCTCAAACGAGCTTGTAACATTGCCGTTTAGCTCAAGATTCAATAAGCATGTAATGGTACTTGGTGCGACAGGCGCAGGCAAATCAAGAACGTTCATAATACCAAACGTAATAGCTTTAGCTGAAGCAGGACACAGTATGGTAATCACAGACCCATCAGGCGAAATACTTGAACACACATACAAGTATCTTCTAAAGAAAGGTTACTTTGTAAAAGCACTCAACCTTGTTGACTTCACTCTTTCTGACCCATGGAATCTGCTTGACAGCATTGAAAACGAAGAGGACGCGCAGGTTTTTGCAGATATCGTAATAAAAAACACAGAGGCAGGAAGAAAATCAGGAGATCCTTTCTGGGACAGGGCAGAACTAAACCTTCTCAAAGCTCTGGTTCTCTATGTCAAAGACAAAGATGGTTACGTCCCAGTAGAAAAACAGAACATGGCAAAGGTGTACGACCTGCTTGCATCAAAAGACCCTGCTATGATTGCAAAGCTGTTTGAAAATCTACCCGACGATAAAGCTGCCAAAATGGCATACAACTTGTACTCTCAGGTAAACGAAAAAGTCAAATCAGGTGTTGTAATGGGACTTGGAACCAGACTTCAGCTATTTCAAAATAAGCTTGTGCGCAGGATTACATCATACAGCGAAATAGACCTGCTTGCTCCAAAGCTTCAGAAAACAGCGTATTTTTGCATAATCCCGGACCAGCACTCGGCATACAACTTTATGAGCTCGCTTTTCTTCAGCTTCCTTTTTATTAAGCTTGTCAAGCTGCATGACACAACAGATAATAAAGATATACGAAACAGACATGTATACTTTCTTTTAGACGAGTTCTGCAATATTGGCGAAATACCTGATTTTACAAAGAAAATCTCAACAATACGAAAACGCAACCTGCACTGCCAGATAGTCATTCAAAGCATTCCACAGCTTGAGGACAGATACCCCGGCGGACAGTGGAAAGAGATAATAGGCAACTGCGATACATTTTTGTGTCTTGGCGTGAACGACCCTGACACCGCAGAGTATGTATCTACCTTGCTTGGAATCAAAAGTATACAGACAAGAAGCACATCACACCCGGGTGATTTCAACGCAATCTTTGAAACAGAGAGAATAACACAATCAGTAGGGAAAAGACTGCTGCTAAACCCGGACGAGGTTAAAAAGTTTGACGCAGACAAGAACATAGTTCTTTTAAGAGGCAAAAACCCGCTTATCACCGAAAAGGTGTTCTTTGACAGGATGAAACAGGCAAAAGAGCTTGAGTTTATAAGCCTTGCAAATTACAAACAGAAGGAGCTTTCAAGCTCACAAACACCTGAACAAAGCTATTACCAGCAGCAAAAGCTGCAACAGGAGTTTTCTTGTGAAGCTCAAGCAAAAGAGCAGAAAGAAAAAGAACAAGCTGTAGCAGCTCAAGAAGCAAAAGCCCTGCCAGAAGAAGCACAAGAAGAAGACAGTGAGCTCTGGTAG
- a CDS encoding ribonuclease H1 domain-containing protein: MPKKYYAVRKGRKTGIFENWTECEENVKGYPSAEYKVFANREDAELYLKGFDQLEKYKDILSEGNEVIAYIDGSYSESLNKCAFGCVILTKEGDEQKFSNVIANSEIVSLRNVAGEIEGVKFAVKWACENEYKKIIICHDYEGLSKWYYGEWQANNKYVKDYIEFLRSYKEFSQKAPSF; the protein is encoded by the coding sequence ATGCCAAAGAAATATTATGCTGTACGAAAGGGTAGAAAAACTGGCATATTTGAAAATTGGACAGAATGTGAGGAAAATGTAAAAGGATATCCTAGTGCTGAATATAAGGTTTTTGCAAACAGAGAAGACGCCGAGTTGTATCTTAAAGGTTTTGACCAACTTGAAAAGTATAAAGATATTCTTAGCGAAGGAAATGAAGTTATTGCTTATATCGATGGAAGTTATAGTGAAAGTTTAAACAAGTGTGCGTTTGGTTGTGTTATCCTTACAAAAGAGGGTGATGAACAAAAGTTTTCAAATGTAATAGCAAATAGTGAAATAGTTAGTTTACGTAATGTAGCAGGTGAAATTGAAGGGGTAAAGTTTGCGGTAAAGTGGGCTTGCGAAAATGAATATAAAAAGATAATTATTTGTCATGATTATGAAGGATTATCAAAATGGTATTATGGTGAATGGCAAGCAAATAATAAATACGTAAAAGATTATATAGAATTTTTGAGAAGTTACAAGGAATTTTCGCAGAAAGCCCCGTCCTTTTAG